From Lysobacter auxotrophicus, the proteins below share one genomic window:
- a CDS encoding ABC transporter ATP-binding protein has product MTILEVSNLGKAYPLKPAAGALFRSLLLKRQAVQLDEFWAVRGVSFSLSPGESVGIIGRNGSGKSTLLQLICGIMPPTEGTVQRNGRIASLLELGAGFDPDFTGRENVFLNAALLGLTAEETEAKFDEIAAFAEIGRFLDEPVKTYSSGMFVRLAFAVASHVSPDVLVVDEALAVGDARFSAKCIKRIRALRESGCTLLFVSHDVGIVRTLCDRALWLESGRPVAMGDVFTVTSKYMERMFEDTDDPPASLPDVTGNDEAVEPVRPQLAPLNHWGSHVGSIRRWNLRALSENASVVEYGENVCLEVEFTAPAGFDPAHLAVSLSIKDLKGTDLLVLSTHDENRGAFGGISGACKVAFEFVMRLTEGKYLLVIALEDRSTEAIQYFEYIEGAHYFSVTSQARRFGLFNVPVAVSVSKS; this is encoded by the coding sequence AGCTGTCCAACTAGATGAGTTCTGGGCTGTTCGTGGGGTTAGCTTTTCCCTTAGCCCTGGCGAGTCGGTTGGCATAATCGGCCGCAACGGCAGCGGTAAGAGCACGCTCCTGCAATTGATATGCGGCATCATGCCTCCCACGGAAGGGACGGTTCAACGGAACGGCCGGATCGCAAGCCTGCTCGAGCTTGGTGCTGGATTCGATCCCGATTTCACGGGACGGGAAAACGTCTTCCTGAATGCAGCCCTGTTAGGGCTCACTGCAGAAGAAACGGAAGCCAAGTTCGACGAGATTGCCGCCTTCGCAGAGATCGGGCGTTTCCTCGATGAACCGGTGAAAACCTATTCAAGCGGCATGTTCGTGCGTTTGGCGTTTGCGGTTGCCTCGCATGTGTCGCCAGACGTACTCGTCGTCGACGAGGCGCTGGCGGTCGGCGACGCGCGCTTCTCAGCCAAGTGCATCAAGCGAATCCGTGCGCTGCGCGAGTCTGGATGCACGCTCCTCTTCGTCAGTCATGACGTCGGAATTGTTCGCACTCTGTGCGATCGCGCGCTATGGCTGGAATCGGGACGGCCCGTGGCTATGGGGGATGTATTCACAGTCACCTCCAAGTACATGGAGCGGATGTTTGAGGACACTGACGACCCGCCTGCGTCGTTGCCGGATGTAACTGGCAATGATGAGGCGGTGGAACCAGTCAGGCCGCAACTTGCGCCATTGAACCACTGGGGCTCTCATGTCGGCTCCATCAGGCGCTGGAATCTTCGCGCGCTATCGGAGAACGCTTCCGTCGTGGAGTACGGCGAGAACGTGTGCCTCGAAGTGGAGTTCACCGCTCCGGCCGGATTTGACCCCGCGCACCTGGCCGTTTCACTCTCCATCAAGGATTTGAAGGGCACCGATCTGTTGGTGTTGAGTACGCACGACGAAAATCGCGGCGCATTCGGTGGAATCTCAGGGGCTTGCAAAGTGGCTTTCGAGTTCGTCATGCGGCTGACGGAGGGTAAATACCTCTTGGTCATCGCGTTGGAAGATAGATCGACTGAAGCGATCCAATACTTCGAGTACATCGAAGGGGCACATTATTTTTCGGTGACGAGCCAGGCCCGTCGTTTCGGCTTGTTCAACGTGCCCGTCGCGGTATCAGTGAGTAAGAGCTAA